Within Methanosarcinales archaeon, the genomic segment TCAGACCGCCTTTCACCCCTGTATATGCCAGTGTCATTAAAGGATCAGAGGCCACATTTAATCCCACATGTTTCATAGTGGCAACACTACGTCCACCTGACCAGGAAGCTCCGATGGCAACTTCCAGTGCTACTTTTTCATTGACCGACCACTCAATATGACATTCGGGTTTCATAAGACCTAAGTATTCGATTATCTCAGAGGATGGTGTGCCTGGATAACCGGCCACAACATCGACTGCATTATCAATAATTGCCTGTGCCATGGCATGATTGCCCAGTAAATAGCGAATATGATTTTGTTCCACTTTATTCCCCTTCCTTTTCCTTAAACTCACTTAGTCTCTGAGAGATATTTTCCAGGCTTATACCAATACCTGGCAGACCATCAGGCAGCCAGAAATTATAATCATAATACAGGTTGATCAGGTCGCTGTATTCATTTTCGGCTTTTTCAATCACTACATATCCATCTTCCACATCTTCAAACAATGATTCTAATTTAGACACTTTACGGGACATTGTCTCAACAATATCAGAAGCGACCATGTCCCAGTCAAAGGATCGGCAGCCATCAAATTCAAAAATCTCCATGATCTCGCTGAATTCCGGGGGTATATTTCCAAATGAGGCGGGTCCGGCAATGTAATGTTTTTCCCCGCCAGGAGCATCACAAACAGCTGTACTGAAAATGGATTCAAGCCAGTGAGCACCTAATGCTGACTTGATAAGCTGCCTTATCTCATCCAGGTCCGGTATTTCTTCATCCCGCATATATGCAAGTTCCTGGGCTATCTCAAAAATTTCATCTTCAGATAGTACAACCATGACCTCAACGATGCCAGAGAGTTCTTCCAATGTCAGCATAAATGAAGATAAGAAGCTAACATAAAATAGATTTCCCTTCTGATTGAAGCCGATTGTTAAGTTTTTATAATTTTTAATAATCTATTTAAACCTTGGATACATCAAATGTTATAGCAATGGGAACCCATAAAAAGGAAGGGACGAAAAAACAGATGTCTAAAAAAAAATGTTTGACATGTCTGATATGCTATCCAGAACTTAAAGAATAGGTGAAAGAGAATGGGTAAAGTAGTTTTAATTGACTTTTCTGCAGAGTGGTGCGGACCTTGTAAGATGCAAGATCCGATCATAGAGAAGTTAGAGGGAAAATTCAAAGATACTGTGGAGTTCAGGAAGATCGATGTGGATTCCAATATCGATCTGTCAAGCAAATACGGGATTCATGCAGTACCCACCATTGTAATTGAAAAGGATGGGGAGATCTATAAAAAATATGTGGGTGTTACCAGACCAAATGTTCTGGAAAAAGACCTGAACGAAGCTTTGAAATAATATTTATTTGGGGTGTATACTTATTTTTCTCGACCTGGGAGTTATACCAGTTAGGTTAACAACGACCAGGGGAACTGCAAGACCACATATGGCCTTCTCCTTCGACGACCACGTTTTTGCATTCGATACCAGCCGGACATTCAAGAATGATCCCATACAGCCAGAGGCCTATTTTATAACACATGCCCATTCAGACCACCATGGAAAATCCGCAATGGTGTCCCCAATGGCTATTTGTTCTGAAGAGACCGCCCGGGCTTTAGAGATTCGTTTTGCCAGGGAATATAAGGGCAGGACATTTGCAATCGGGGAGAGTATTAACGTAAACGATGTGGAAATTAAAACATACCCCACACACCATACCATCGGTTCATGTGCTTTTTTCTGGGAAAATAGCAATGGGACCCGGGTCCTTGTAACCGGGGATGTGAAAGATGCTTCACACATGCCCGATTGCGATTGTTTGGTAACTGAAGCAAATTACGGAGATCCTTCAGATCCAGCATGCTATTTTGAAGACGATATCGCCGGATTGGACCAGATACTGGAGGACAATGTGGCATTGGGAGCATACGCCTTCGGCAAGGCGCAGCGGGCAGTGAGCCTTATCCGTAGTGCAGGCTGGCATAAGGAGATCTCAATGGACAGCATGGGTTACAAACTTACAAAAGGTCTTATGAACGACTGCGGCTCCCTTACTGAGATACTGGAGTATAATGGAGGACACCAGGGTATCACTATTGTGCCGCCATGGGATCTGGGGAAACTTCCTGGCAGCATGAAAAAATACGTACTTACAGGCAGGAATGATTATTATTATCCTCCCATCCATATCAGCGACCACATGGATGTGAAAGGATTGGTAGATATGGTGATGAGACTGGAACCCGAAGCTACCCTGATCTATCATCCTGACGGCCACAGGCCCAGGCGGCTGGCTGAACATCTCAATAAGGTGGGATTGCCAGCTGCGGCGCTGAGCGATGTTTTAATATAACCGCCATGTCTTGAAAATTGTTTGTTGTTTTAATTTGGTATTTGTTTGGTTCATATACAATTCTCGCCTGAATTATCTCTATTAGTTTCAGAGTGCTTGGTAAACCATCATATAATATGCAAAAAATATTAAAAATGGATGGATAAAAATGTTGATAGAGATTTTACTTGGTACGATAATATTACTTTTAATAATACTGATTTTTCTGGTTATAAAAAAATGGAAAATTGAGCCAACAGATATAGAATCTGCCGTATCCAATACCTGGATAAAGCTGGGTCTGGATGAAAAGGTTGGTACATTGGCCACTTATGCATCTGATATAAGAAATGATTACAGATCCCTCGAGACTATGCTCAGGGTACCAACTGAAAGGGGGACCCTGGGAGAAATTGCTCTTGAGACCATCCTTACTGATCAACTTCCCCCAGATATGTTCGGGATCAGGAAAAAGATCCTTGATGGCAAGATCCCTGATGCTAATATCCGATCAACTGTAGGGATTATCTGTATAGATTCAAAGTTTCCTCTGGATAACTACAGAAAAACAATAGAAGCGAACGATCCTGATGAGCAGGAAGCCTTTAAAAGACAGTTTATTAGAGATGTCAAGGGCCATTTAGACAAAATTGCCACGGATTATGTCAGGCCCGAAAAAGGAACTGCTGATTTTGCCTTTGCCTATATCCATTCTGAAGGTGTCTATTGGTTCCTGGTGAATGAAGCTTTTGAAATGCTGCGGGATTATACCAAAAAAGGAGTACAGGTAGTCTCACCATTGACAATATCCCACAAGATAGAATTGATAAAGGCAGGGGTCCATGCAAAAAAACTTTCCGATGATGCGCAGAAAGTGCATCATGAGATCATTACCCTGTCCAGGGATTTTAAGGATATTGATGAAAAATGGCGAGTGTTTTTCCAAACTCATTTAAGGAATTTAGCAAATAAAGCAGATGAAATAGATTCTGCATATAAGAGAATTTCAGAGGATTTTGATAAGATCAACAGGTTGTCAGATGAATGAAGCAATTAATTATAAGTATGTTATTCGAAGCCATTAAGTGAATTGATTCCTTAGTAGAGCTTGAAATTGTAACAAGGATTTAGATGTGAAATAATATGACTAAGAAAGCAGCAGTAATCAAAGGCGACGGTGTTGGACCTGAACTGGTGGATGCTATGATAGCAGTAACCCGGGCCGCAGGTACAAATGTGGAGTTCATAGCCTGCGAAGCAGGGGCTACCTGGTGGGAAGCAAAGGGTGGCGACTCACTGATCCCACCTGAAACGTGGAAGCTACTTGAAAATACCGATGCATGTTTTAAAGGACCTACCACCACTCCGGGAGGGGCAGGTTCTCCCAAAAGCGTGGCTGTATCTATCAGACAGAAGTTTAACCTGTATGCTAATGTGCGGCCAATAAAAACATTTCCTAATACGGCAAAACCTCTCGGTGATGTGGATTTTGTATGCGCACGAGAGGGTACCGAAGGATTATACATAGGTAAAGAAGTGCAGCTCACCGACGATGTATATATTGCAATACGCAAGATCACCCGCAGCCAGAGCAGCCGAATTGCCAGGTATGCATTTGAAGAAGCAGCACGCAGGGGATGGAAAACCGTGGTGCCTATCCACAAGAGCAATATCCTGAAACTAACTTGCGGTACCTTTTTGGAAGAAGTGGAAAAGGCAAGACAGGACTATCCTGATATTGAAGTATGGGAATATCATATTGATAATATTGCCCAGCAGTTGATCAAGAACCCGCAGATTTTTGATCACACGATTCTTTTATCCACAAACCTTTTCATGGATGTTATCAGCGAGGAATGCAGCGCTCTTGTAGGAAGTATCGGGTTGATCTATTCTGCTAACATCGGTGATAATTATGCCATGTTCGAACCGGCCCATGGTTCAGC encodes:
- a CDS encoding MBL fold metallo-hydrolase, with product MAFSFDDHVFAFDTSRTFKNDPIQPEAYFITHAHSDHHGKSAMVSPMAICSEETARALEIRFAREYKGRTFAIGESINVNDVEIKTYPTHHTIGSCAFFWENSNGTRVLVTGDVKDASHMPDCDCLVTEANYGDPSDPACYFEDDIAGLDQILEDNVALGAYAFGKAQRAVSLIRSAGWHKEISMDSMGYKLTKGLMNDCGSLTEILEYNGGHQGITIVPPWDLGKLPGSMKKYVLTGRNDYYYPPIHISDHMDVKGLVDMVMRLEPEATLIYHPDGHRPRRLAEHLNKVGLPAAALSDVLI
- the rmuC gene encoding DNA recombination protein RmuC: MLIEILLGTIILLLIILIFLVIKKWKIEPTDIESAVSNTWIKLGLDEKVGTLATYASDIRNDYRSLETMLRVPTERGTLGEIALETILTDQLPPDMFGIRKKILDGKIPDANIRSTVGIICIDSKFPLDNYRKTIEANDPDEQEAFKRQFIRDVKGHLDKIATDYVRPEKGTADFAFAYIHSEGVYWFLVNEAFEMLRDYTKKGVQVVSPLTISHKIELIKAGVHAKKLSDDAQKVHHEIITLSRDFKDIDEKWRVFFQTHLRNLANKADEIDSAYKRISEDFDKINRLSDE
- a CDS encoding isocitrate/isopropylmalate dehydrogenase family protein; the protein is MTKKAAVIKGDGVGPELVDAMIAVTRAAGTNVEFIACEAGATWWEAKGGDSLIPPETWKLLENTDACFKGPTTTPGGAGSPKSVAVSIRQKFNLYANVRPIKTFPNTAKPLGDVDFVCAREGTEGLYIGKEVQLTDDVYIAIRKITRSQSSRIARYAFEEAARRGWKTVVPIHKSNILKLTCGTFLEEVEKARQDYPDIEVWEYHIDNIAQQLIKNPQIFDHTILLSTNLFMDVISEECSALVGSIGLIYSANIGDNYAMFEPAHGSAPKYAGQDKVNPVATILAGAWMLDYLGEKEQSKAIFDATEAVISEGQNVTYDMGGSAKLSQMTEAIIAKL
- a CDS encoding thioredoxin fold domain-containing protein yields the protein MGKVVLIDFSAEWCGPCKMQDPIIEKLEGKFKDTVEFRKIDVDSNIDLSSKYGIHAVPTIVIEKDGEIYKKYVGVTRPNVLEKDLNEALK